TTTGGCTGGCTCCGCCGGCGGTTTGGCGTCGGTTGGCTCGGGCTTGTCGGCTGTGTCCGCTTTTGCAGCGGCTGCTGGTTTGGTCTTCGCGGCGGCAGCTTTCGCCTTTTTCTCGTTCGCTTGGCGTTGGGCTTCCTCCTGCTCGACAGCCTGCTCGTCGATCATGTAGACGGTTTCGTAGATCATCCCCTTTTCGGTCAGCCACTTCTTCATCGGCTTGGCGTCTGCGGAGTGCGGGTCGATGTTCATCTTGTACAGCGTCTGATCGGCCATGAACCGCGTGATCGCTTGTTCCAGCGGCAGCTGCACAAACTGGACGACTCGGTCGGCGAAATAGAGTCCGATCGCGAGGCCAAAGGCGAGCCAGATCGCCGCCTTGAGCAGCGATTTTCGGAGTTCGTCGAGATGTTCGCCGAACGTCATCGTCGAACCCTCGAACAGATCGTCTTTGGGCGCTTTGGCGGTATTCAGTGCGTTTTGTGCTTTGGCTTGATTCACGGTTCTATCAAACAACTGAAAGGGAATGGATGGAAGGAGGTCGGTGGCATGTGGGGCGCCAGCGTCGCGATTTCATCAAATGCAGTCCCGGCGTACCGGGAACCGATCGTGGAATCAGCGGAAACGACTCGCCTGTTGGGCAACTGCGTCGCGGGAAGCGCGAGCGAATTGGGTGGCCATGGGATCTCTCTGCCGTGGATGAATGAGACGATTTTTAGCCACGGCGAAAGCAAACAAATCAACCAGATTGGGACTGTTTGGACCGCGAGAATTTGGGGGAGCCTTTCCAGGTGTTTGAAACCAGTTATCCACACAGGCCTTGCCGTTGGCTGAGCCGCGTGGATCGGAAAGCCTTTTCAGTCTAGTTGATTCCTTCCACAAAGCAATACAATAGCGACGCCGATTGTTCTCTGGTGCGATCCGAAGCGATCGCTTCGACGTCGACAGTTTCGGCTGCTCCCACTCGTTCTCCCTTTTCACCCCGGCGCCACCGATGCAAGCTCCGCTCCGCTTCCAACCCCTGTTTCGTGAATACATCTGGGGGGCGCGTCGGTTGGGGAGTGTGTTGGGCAAGCCGATTGGCGATGCTCCGCGGTACGCCGAGAGCTGGGAGATCGTCGACCATGGCGAGGATCAAAGCATCGTCGCCGACGGGCCGCTGGCCGGCCAATCGCTCTCGGATCTGCTCCGCACTTCCGCCGCCGATCTGCTGGGGGCCGAACTGGCTTGCGACCGTTTTCCGCTGCTGCTGAAATACCTCGACTGCGACCGCGTCCTGTCGGTCCAAGTCCATCCCGACGACGCCTACGCGCAAAAGATGACGCCGCCCGATCTGGGCAAGACCGAAGCCTGGTACATCATCGCAGCCGATCCGGGCAGTCTGATCTACGCCGGGCTCAAGGCTGGCGTGGGGCCCGAGGAGCTTCGCGCCGCGTGCGCCGCCGGACGCACCGAAGATGTTCTGCACACCTTGCAGCCATCGGCTGGCGATTGCGTCTTCATCCCCGCCGGGACGGTCCACGCGTTGGGGAGCGGTTTGCTGGTCGCTGAAATCCAGCAGTCGAGCGATACGACGTTTCGGCTGTTCGACTGGAACCGCGTCGACGATGCGGGGAACAGCCGCCCGCTGCACGTCAGCCAAGCGATCGAAGTGACCGATTACGGCCGCGGGCCTGTCGAGTTTCAGAAGCCGCAATCGCTGCCGACCGGCGGCCAGCGATTGGTCGGCTGCGATAAGTTTTTCCTCGATCGCTACTGCGGCGGTTCGCAACACGAAGTCGGCGGCGACGGGCGGTTCCGGATCCTGACAGTCGTCACCGGGGGGGCGTCTGTCGCTTGGCGGGATGGGCAGTCGATGCCTCTTCCGCTGGGCCAGACCGTTCTGTTGCCCGCGTCGCTGGGCCAGGTGCAGCTGTTGGGAGGCGACGCCGATACCGTCGTCCTCTGCATGGGCATGCCGTAACGCACGCGGGGGCCCTCGACTTGGGTGGGACGCCTGGCATTAAATTGTGCGGCGTGTAGCGGTCCTCTGCCGCCGGGATCTGTTGTTGCAGAAGCGGCCGACGGCGTGCCGATCCCTAACACCAGTCATGACGCTTTGCTAGCAAGTGAAGTTGCCATTGGCGGGCGGTAGCTGAAAAACCTATGCTCCCACCCCTCCCCCTCTCCATCAGTTACTGGCAAAAGGCACATCCCATGCGATATTCCCTTGCGATCATCGCTGCGATTGGCTTCGTTTCGGTTGGCTGCCGCGGGTATAGGACGCCGTTCAACACGTCCCCCGGCACGACACAACAGCAACGATTTGAAGCGGTCGCACACGATCCTTACCCCGAAAACGACTTGGGGCCTGAAGTTGTCGGCGGTCGCCCGCGGGACTATCAGAAACCGATTGCCGAACCGGTCCGCGATAAGATGTACAGCGAGAAACGCTCCTGGTTTTCCAATTGATCCGCCTCGGCAGTGCTCCGGTCCGACCGGTCACAGCCCTCTCAATCGGTCGATCGCAGGGAAAAGTAGGACGATAAGGGCAGCTTGTATACGCCCGTACCCTACTCTAATGATCAGGGTTTACGTTATCGTTGATGTTTGAATCGTCCGCTACAACATCAAGCGGGACCGATCAGTGTTTCAGTTTGAGGTATCAGCCGGCACGCGCTAGCGTCCGGTTCTCCGGACAACCGGACGCTAGCGCGTGGCGGCTGATTTGCGCAGAGACAAATTACTGATTGGCCCTGCATCATCAAGTCGAGCCAGATGCCCAACCCGCCCCGCAAAAAGAAGAGCCCTCAAACGAAAGTCGCCAGCGAATCCGAGACCTCCATGGTGCGGCTGCAGCGCGTGTTGGCATCGGCCGGATTTGGCAGCCGGCGGAAGTGTGAGGAGTTGATCACCGAGGGGCGTGTCGATATCGACGGCCAACCCGTCATCGAACTCGGGACCCGCGTCGATCCGCGCGCGTCGAAGATCCGCGTCGACGGCGTCTCGATCAGGCCGGCCAAACTTGTCTACTTCGCGCTCAACAAACCTGTCGGGATCGTCACGACCAACCGCGATCCGCAAGGTCGCCCGCGAGTGATCGATCTGATCAACGAACACCAACGCGTCTTTCCCGTCGGTCGATTGGATCGCAACAGCGAAGGTCTGATCTTGATGACCAACGATGGCGACCTTTCGGAAATGCTCGCCCACCCGCGGCATGGCGTTCGGAAGACCTATCAGGTGACGGTGGCGGGACTGGTTCAAGCCGAGACGCTCAAGCAGATGCGAGAAGGAGTCCACTTCCACGAGGGACGGTTCCAAGTCGATGGCGTCAGCGTGAAGCGGACCCGCGGCAAAGCGACCGAGTTGGAGATCGTGCTTCGCGAAGGAAAGAACCGCGAAATCCGCCGGATCCTGGCTCGGTTGGGACATAAAGTCGTCCAGCTGAAGCGGACAGCGATCGGAACATTAAAGCTGGGCGATCTGCCGACCGGCGCCTATCGGCCGCTAGACAGTCGCGAAGTCAAGAAGCTGCGCGATGAAGTCGCTGCGTCGCAAGCGGCTGCCGAATCCGACCAACCGCCGCGTCCTCGCAAGGGCGGAGCGCGAAAGGGTGTCGCTCGAAAAACCGGCCCCGCGACCGGAAGACCTACTGCGGGCCGACCCACTGCTGGCAAGCCGTCAGCTGGCGGTAAGATGGGAGCTGGCCGAGGGAAGGGCGTCGGGCGAGCGGCCCAAGCCAAGCCGGCTGGCCGACGACCCGGATCAAGCGATATCATTATTTCGTCCGAATCGACCGGCGGCTTGGGCGGGACCGTGATCGGAGCTCCCGAACTGGCAGCTCCTCCGGCGAAGCCCAAGCGTCCTGCGGCGGGCCGTCGCGGGACCAAGAAGGGTGCAACGCGTGGCGGTGCCGCAGCCCGCGGTAAACGCAAACGCCGATAGGCAGACGAACACGCCGCGGGGCATATGAACACGCCGATAGGCCAGGAAAGGCGTTAGATCTTTCCGGCCGTGGCAAAGCTTTCGTTCGGCGGACGATCTCCGCCGCCGCAGCGTCTCCGATTGGATCGCTGCTTCGCAACATCTCTGTTGGCGACGGAGGTGTATCCCACCCAGCAACTGCATCATTACTCGCGAGGATCGCTCGATGACCAGCCCGCTCCATGCTCAACACTACGCCGACTGTGCTGCTTCGCTTCGAGCGGTTGTGACCGCGTCGGACCTGATCGCCGAAAAGACCTACCGCCTGCGGTTGCACGCTCCGGAGATTGCCAGTCAGATCGTGCCGGGGCAATTTGTCATGATCCGCTTGGACGGATTCAACGATCCGTTGATCGGTCGCGCTCTGGCGGTCTACCGCGTCGTCGCTAATGGCGATCAACCGCCGGAGGAGTTGGAAGTCGTCTACATCGCCAAGGGCAAACTGACGACTCGTCTGGCTCGCATCCAAATCGGCCAGCACATCGGCATCTGGGGACCGCTGGGCAATGGCTTTCCGACAGTCGAGTGCGAGCATCTGATCATGGCCGCTGGTGGAATCGGTCAGACTCCGTTTCTGGCGTTGGGATCCGAAGCCTTGGGCCGCGAATCGTTTCCGGGGCGGACCAGCGGTTACGCCGCCCGAGCGACATTGTTGTACGGAGTT
Above is a genomic segment from Rosistilla ulvae containing:
- a CDS encoding dihydroorotate dehydrogenase electron transfer subunit; translation: MTSPLHAQHYADCAASLRAVVTASDLIAEKTYRLRLHAPEIASQIVPGQFVMIRLDGFNDPLIGRALAVYRVVANGDQPPEELEVVYIAKGKLTTRLARIQIGQHIGIWGPLGNGFPTVECEHLIMAAGGIGQTPFLALGSEALGRESFPGRTSGYAARATLLYGVRSASLAAGLDDFAAAGIDLDLCTDDGSLGTQALVPDRLATLLAAPDRAASTRVVCCGPEIMMERVAEVCAAAGVPCTVSLETPMACGIGICFSCVAKVRQADGEWDYKRTCVEGPVFDAASVVW
- a CDS encoding pseudouridine synthase, translated to MPNPPRKKKSPQTKVASESETSMVRLQRVLASAGFGSRRKCEELITEGRVDIDGQPVIELGTRVDPRASKIRVDGVSIRPAKLVYFALNKPVGIVTTNRDPQGRPRVIDLINEHQRVFPVGRLDRNSEGLILMTNDGDLSEMLAHPRHGVRKTYQVTVAGLVQAETLKQMREGVHFHEGRFQVDGVSVKRTRGKATELEIVLREGKNREIRRILARLGHKVVQLKRTAIGTLKLGDLPTGAYRPLDSREVKKLRDEVAASQAAAESDQPPRPRKGGARKGVARKTGPATGRPTAGRPTAGKPSAGGKMGAGRGKGVGRAAQAKPAGRRPGSSDIIISSESTGGLGGTVIGAPELAAPPAKPKRPAAGRRGTKKGATRGGAAARGKRKRR
- a CDS encoding membrane or secreted protein; protein product: MRYSLAIIAAIGFVSVGCRGYRTPFNTSPGTTQQQRFEAVAHDPYPENDLGPEVVGGRPRDYQKPIAEPVRDKMYSEKRSWFSN
- a CDS encoding type I phosphomannose isomerase catalytic subunit → MQAPLRFQPLFREYIWGARRLGSVLGKPIGDAPRYAESWEIVDHGEDQSIVADGPLAGQSLSDLLRTSAADLLGAELACDRFPLLLKYLDCDRVLSVQVHPDDAYAQKMTPPDLGKTEAWYIIAADPGSLIYAGLKAGVGPEELRAACAAGRTEDVLHTLQPSAGDCVFIPAGTVHALGSGLLVAEIQQSSDTTFRLFDWNRVDDAGNSRPLHVSQAIEVTDYGRGPVEFQKPQSLPTGGQRLVGCDKFFLDRYCGGSQHEVGGDGRFRILTVVTGGASVAWRDGQSMPLPLGQTVLLPASLGQVQLLGGDADTVVLCMGMP